One Rhizoctonia solani chromosome 1, complete sequence DNA window includes the following coding sequences:
- a CDS encoding Retrotransposon-derived protein PEG10, whose amino-acid sequence MATRSQSTACPPSPLNQGELGPAILATANEPTSLEPKVYGEISLGCAISLLLGLQNQVLRLKRELEEQKEATKEAQDWMGAVDQALTCIKTRGGAPHTPEDRKPPAIEATPRPIPKTNPLPAPSAPLIAWANPTKAPPAFAQPTPIRAPPQVHTPPTSAPIRLQSPHVPQPVAAYQPPVKVDHPDAYTGKIGNEARQWLTRMLAWVHLNQRMFPTDQETLSFLLMNMKDVAGAWAHPHLDQLGSHRASIQTVDNFRMEFLTAFGNPDATQAAKRQITNLTQTGTCAEYITRFRTIAMDLDWNNAALRGQFARGLHWEVSHLIATRKQRPTTLLELQNAALVIDGALREERASHPPKGSKSGTSSSTPNRGASTSQQATRPGRLSNNPNFVSKEEQNRRRAEGLCIKCSKLGHKFAECRTGWKATPKEEGVKKESANVVDTIDTREFIPIFSNLNKDKRTTFSIT is encoded by the coding sequence atggcaacccgctcccagaGCACCGCTTGTCCCCCgtcccctctcaatcaaggagagttgggacccgctATTTTGGCAACCGCCAATGAGCCAACAAGCCTCGAACCcaaggtctatggggaaATCTCCCTCGGCTGcgcaatctccctcctcctgggattgcaaaaccaagtcctccggCTCAAACGGGAACTTGAGGAACAAAAAGAAGCcacaaaggaagcccaagactggatgggggcagttgatcaagccctcacttgcatcaagactaggggtggagccccacacacaccagaagaccggaaacctccggcaatcgaggccacgcccaggcccatacccaaaaccaaccctcttccagcgcctagtgcgcccctcattgcctgggccaaccccacaAAAGCTCCCCCCGCCTTTGCACAGCCAACTCCCATCCGGgctcccccgcaagtccatactccccctACATCTGCGCCTATCAGACTCCAATCCCCCCATGTCCCTCAACCAGTAGCCGCGTACCAACCCCCGGTTAAGGTAGACCACCCTGATGCCTACACTGGGAAAATAGGGAATGAAGCCCGCCAATGGTTAACcaggatgttggcatgggtacaCCTCAATCAAAGGATGTTTCCCACGGATCAGGAGACGTtgtcattcctcctgatgaacatgaaggacgtgGCAGGAGCATGGGCGCACCCCCATCttgatcaacttgggtcccacagggcctcAATCCAAACAGTTGACAATTTCAGGATGGAGTTCTTGACTGCGTTTGGTAACCCAGATGCTACACAAGCCGCCAAGCGGCAAATCACaaaccttactcagacaggcacctgtgctgagtacatcacaaggttcaggaccattgctatggacctggactggaacaacgccgccctccgtgggcaatttgcacgtggcctccactgggaggtcagccatcttattgccacccgcaaacagcgcccaaccaccctccttgagctgcagaatgcggCTCTGGTCATCGATGgcgccctccgtgaggaacgtgccagccacccgcctaagggtagtaagtctggaacctcttcttccacccccaataggggggcaagtaccagccaacaggccacaagaccagggcgcctctctaacaaccccaactttgtctccaaggaggagcaaaacCGCCGCCGTGCTGAAGGCTTATGCATCAAGTGCAGCAAattgggccacaagtttgcagaatgccgcaccggctggaaagccacgcctaAAGAGGAAGGCGTCAAAAAGGAATCCGccaatgttgtagacacaattgataccagggaatttattcccattttctcgaatttaaacaaagacaaacggacaaccttttcaatcacgtga
- a CDS encoding Retrotransposon gag protein, translated as MATRSRSSAHPQSPLDQGELGPTLPATTDEPTSLKPEVYREISLGQAISLILGLQNQVLRLERELKETKEATKEAQDWMGAVNQALTCIEARGGAPHTPEDWKPLAVKATPRPLSKTDTFPAPSAPLISWANPSKAPPTFAQPTPVQAPPRSYTPPPPLPIRLRSPQVPQPAAPVATYQAPVKVDHPDAYTGKIGNKARQWLTRMLAWVRLNQRMFPTDQEVLLFLLMNMKDVAGAWAHPHLDQLGSHRALIQTVDEFKTEFLAAFGNPDATRAAKRQITQLTQTGTCAEYITKFRTIAMDLDWNDAALRGQFARGLHWEVSRLIATQERRPTTLLELQNAALVIDNALCEERTSHPPKGRRLSSNPNFVSEEERNRRRAKGLCIKCGKPGHKFAECRTGWKATPKEEGVKKEAAKVGKESGPKLGKD; from the exons atggcaacccgttcccggagcTCCGCTCACCCCCAAtcccctcttgatcaaggagagctgggacccactcttccggcaaccACCGATGAGCCAACAAGCCTCAAACCAGAGGTATACAGGGAAATCTCCCTTGgccaagcaatctcccttatcctgggattgcaaaaccaagtcctccggctcgagcgggaactcaaagaaaccaaggaagcaaccaaggaagcccaagactggatgggagcagtcaaccaagccctcacttgcattgaggctaggggtggagccccacacacaccagaagactgGAAACCACTGGCAGtcaaggccacgcccaggcccttatCAAAAACCGACActtttccagcgcctagtgcgcccctcatctcctgggccaaccccagTAAAGCTCCCCCTACCTTTGCTCAGCCAACCCCAGTCCAGGCCCCCCCAAGAagctatactccccctccacctttgcctatccgACTCCgctccccccaagtcccacagccagcggcccctgtagccACTTACCAAGCTCCGGTCAAAgtggaccaccctgacgcctatacagggaagatagggaacaaagcccgccaatggctcacacggatgttggcatgggtacgtctaaatcaacggatgttccccacggatcaggaggtcctgttgttcctcctgatgaacatgaaggacgtagcaggagcctgggctcacccccaccttgatcaacttgggtcccacagggcccttaTCCAAACAGTTGATGAGTTCAAAACGGAGtttttggctgcatttgggaacCCGGATGCCACACGAGCCGCCAAGCGGCAAATCACACAactcactcagacaggaacctgtgctgagtatatcacaaagtttaggaccattgccatggacctagactggaacgacgccgcccttcgtgggcaattcgcacgtggcctccactgggaggtcagccgcctcatcgCCACTCAAGAGCGgcgcccaaccaccctcctggagctgcagaacgcggccctggtcattgataacgccctcTGCGAGGAGCGtaccagccacccgcctaagggta gacgCCTCTCTAGCAATCCCAATTTTGTCTCTGAGGAGGAGCGAAACCGCCGCCGGGCCAAAGGCCTATGCATCAAGTGTGGCAAGCcaggccacaagtttgcggaatgccgcactggctggaaagccacgcctaaggaggaaggcgtcaagaaagaagccgccaaggttggcaaagagtctggacccaaattgggaaaagactaa
- a CDS encoding Retrotransposable element Tf2 protein has product MLDGSSPQAGKIWKKALLTFSLDGKKMTKTFLICNTGSHAAILGLKWLDAHNPEIDWNMRTLTFPHAPPEHVAIAKEEEANQEPLEGVPSKYHQYAKVFGEEEFNKLPPHQHYNIGIELTEEGPLNSPLYSMTNAESATLKDWLRDKLKAGKIQPSKLSISSPVMFVPKKDGSRRLVVDYCCLNNQTKKNVYPLPRPDDLMAQLRGAKVFTKLDLRWGDNNVRVKEGDKWKTAFRTKYGLYESLVMTFGLTNAPAAFQHFMNKLFKDLLDVCVIIYLDDILIYSKDDATHTKHVHEVLRRLMENQLFCKASKCTFHVTSVEYLGIIVLDKGFSLDKLKIQAVQEWPTPTKVKEAQSFLGFANFLQQFVANFSHMAQPLHNLVKKDMPWKWDAREQEAFQGLKDAITNAPVLRHADPTKPYFLETDTSGAALGSILSQRQEDRRLHPLGFLSESFKGAKQNYNTHDKELLAIIQSFEYWRIFLEGTLHPITVFTDHRNLEYWKESRTFNQRHAQWHLLLAGYNFQIVYRPGKQLGKPDALSRRLDHANVPPANQTMLPDPVFANIAQVTPEKELQQQIKAALDQDKSLEEILQFLQNKSKAPPSIKQAFKDYEMEARLLFYQGQIVVPDVGTLRTDLLCIFHDSPLAGHPGRQQTLEFVSRNYYWPGIRADTYWHVDSCETCQRIRKPKPWQHVSYDMIVDLPRDGSNNSILVIIDSFTKYGIFVKCSKKLKAPELAELFLEHVWKRHGMPEKTILDRGRVFNNKFLQALYKRLGIDPHFSSAYHPQSNGQTEQVNPSIEHFLRAYSGINQRDWTRWLPMAEFAYNNAVHSSTGKTPFKALYGWEPSLTPSNVPTDVLEANDLAQTMEAQWREVEAALWQSKTRMTAGEEGSPTVFEVGEEVWLDAKNVNLKTLSPKLTEQRLGPFKVSKKISDRAYRLKLPSTMRIHNVFYMGLLSKVKRDDKRAFENCPPPVTVDGEEEYKVEGITDMEERNGKWFFRVKWKGYGSEENTWEPRENFKNAEKILKNFEKKMREKALGAAKALRGGAVL; this is encoded by the exons atgcttgatgggtcaagcccccaggctggcaagatctggaagaaggcactcctgaccttctcccttgatggcaagaaaatgaccaAAACTTTCCTTatatgtaacacagggtctcacgccgccatcctGGGATTGAAGTGGTTGGacgcccacaacccggaAATTGACTGGAATATGCGCACTCTCACCTTCCCCCACGCACCACCTGAGCATGTGGCCATCgccaaggaagaggaagccaaCCAagaaccccttgaaggagtgccctccaaataccaccaatatgcaaaagtatttggagaggaagaattcaacaagctcccTCCTCACCAGCACTACAATATTGGCATTGAACttacggaagaaggccccttgaactcaCCCTTATACAGTATGACCAATGCCGAGTCTGCCACACTCaaagactggctcagggacaagctcaaggctgggaagatccaaCCCAGCAAATTGTCAATTAGCTCTCCCGTaatgtttgttcccaaaaaggatggctcccgccGTTTGGTCGTTGACTACTGTTGTTTGAATAACcagaccaagaaaaacgtctacccattaccccgtccagatgacctcatggcccagctccgtggtgccaaggtgttCACTAAGCTAGACCTAAGGTGGGGTgacaacaatgtccgtgttaaggaaggggacaaatggaaaactgccttccgcaccaagtacggcctatacgagtccctggtcatgacatttggcctgacaaacgcccctgccgcctttcagcacttcatgaacaaactgttcaaggacttactggatgtatgtgtcatcatctaccttgatgatatcctaatctactctaaggatgacgcaactCACACAAAACATGTCCATGAGGTTCTGAGACGGctaatggagaaccaactTTTTTGCAAGGCGTCCAAAtgtacattccacgtcacctctgtggaatacctgggaatcattgttttGGACAAGGGatttagcctggataagctcaagatccaggccgTGCAAGAATGGCCAACCCCAACCAAAGTCAAGGAGGCCCAGTCCTTCCTGggatttgccaatttcctacaACAGTTTGTGGCCAATTTTAGTCACATGGCGCAACCcctacacaacctagtcaaaaaggacatgccctggaaatgggacgcaagggagcaggaagcattccaaggactaaaagatgccatcacaaacgcccctgtacTACGCCATGCCGACCCCACAAAGCCTTACTTCCTTGAAACAGACACATCCGGCGCGGCCCTGGggtccatactcagtcaacggcAAGAAGACAGACGCCTACACCCACTAGGATttctgtcagaatcatttaaaggtgccaaacagaactacaacacccacgataaggaactcctagccatcatccaatcttttgagtactggcgcatcttcttaGAAGGAACCTTACACCCTATTACTGTGTTTACGgaccaccgcaacctggaatattggaaggagtcccgcACCTTCAACCAacgccatgcacaatggcatctACTCCTTGCCGGTTATAATTTCCAGATAGTCTaccgcccagggaaacagttggGAAAACCGGATGCCCTCTCACGCCGCTTGGATCATGCCAATGTCCCTCCCGCCAATCAAACAATGCTCCCAGATCCCGTATTTGCTAACATAGCCCAAGTGACCCCTGAAAAGGAGCTTCAGCAACAGATCAAGGCTGCCCTGGATCAAGACAAGTCTCTGGAGGAGATATTACAGTTCCTCCagaacaaatccaaggcaccaccctcAATCAAACAAGCCTTTAAGGACTATGAGATGGAGGCCAGATTActgttctaccaaggacaaattgtagtaCCTGACGTAGGCACCCTGAGGACAGATTTGCTTTGCATTTTCCACGACAGTCCATTGGCTGGTCACCCAGGCAGGCAACAAACTCTGGAATTTGTATCAcgtaactactactggccggGCATCCGCGCAGATACATATTGGCACGtagactcctgtgaaacctgccaaAGGATCAGAAAGCCCAA accctggcaacacgtctcctatgacatgattgtagacctGCCAAGGGACGGAAGTAACAACTCCATACTGGTCATAATAGACAGTTTCACAAAATACGgaatctttgtcaaatgttccaagaagctcaaagcacCCGAGCTAGCGGAACTGTTCCTGGAACATGTGTGGAAACGTCATGGAATGCCGGAAAAGACAATATTGGACAGGGGCAgagtcttcaacaacaagttcctaCAAGCACTGTACAAACGATTAGGCATTGACCCAcacttctcctcagcgtACCACCCGcaaagcaacggacaaacggaacaaGTGAACCCCtctattgaacacttcctaagggctTACTCCGGTATcaatcaacgggactggacaaggtggctcccaatggcggaatttgcatacaacaacgccgtaCATAGCAGTACTGGGAAAACCCCGTTCAAGGCCttatacggatgggaaccttccCTGACCCCGTCCaacgtaccaacagatgtcctGGAAGCCAATGATCTAGCTCAGACGATGGAAGCCCAGTGGAGAGAAGTAGAAGCTGCACTCTGGCAATCCAAGACAAGAATGACCGCTGGAGAGGAAGGAAGCCCAACCGTGTTTGAAGTAGGGGAAGAAGTATGGCttgacgccaaaaacgttaACCTAAAAACCTTGAGTCCCAAACTGACAGAACAACGCTTGGGACCATTCAAAGTctccaagaaaatctccgaccgtGCTTACCGACTCAAACTCCCTTCAACTATGCgcatccacaatgtcttctacatGGGACTattgtcaaaagtcaaaagagATGACAAGCGCGCCTTTGAAAATTGTCCCcctccagtcaccgtggatggggaagaagagtacaaggtTGAAGGGatcacggacatggaagaaaggaacggaaaatggttctttagggtaaaatggaagggctatggatcagaggagaacacctgggaaccaagggaaaacttcaaaaacgccgaaaaaatcctaAAAAATTTTGAGAAAAAGATGAgagagaaggcccttggcgctgccaaggcccttagagggggggcagtgttgtag
- a CDS encoding Retrotransposable element Tf2 protein yields MHPRTAESLRLPLIDLPSPRTVTMLDGSSPQAGKIWKKANLTFSFDGKRMTETFLICNTGSHAAILGLKWLDNHNPEIDWNLQTLSFPHKPPEHAAIAEEEEADENTLEGVPPEYHQYAKVFGEEEFNKLPPHRHYDIGIELTDKGPLNSPLYSMTDAKSATLKDWLRDELKAGKICPSKLSISSPVMFVPKKDGSCQLVVDYRCLNNQTKKIVYPLPRPDDLMAQLHGARIFTKLDLQWGYNNV; encoded by the coding sequence ATGCATCCCCGTACCGCAGAATCACTCCGTCTTCCCCTCATAGATCTCCCTTCACCCCGCACCGTcaccatgcttgatgggtcaagcccccaggctggaaaaatttggaagaaggctaacctaaccttctcctttgatggcaagcgcATGACAGAAACCTTCCTAATCTGTAACACAGGATCTCatgccgccatcttgggattgaaatggttagataACCACAACCCAGAAATAGATTGGAATCTGcaaaccctctccttcccccacaAGCCACCAGAACACGCTGCCAttgctgaggaggaggaagctgatgaAAAcacccttgaaggagtaccccctgaataccatcaatacgccaaggtatttggggaagaagaattcaacaagcttcccccacacaggcattatgacattggCATTGAGTTAACGGACAAAGGCCCCCTGAATTCCCCCCtgtatagcatgactgacgccaagTCAGCCACACTGaaagattggctcagggacgaacTCAAGGCTGGTAAAATTTGCCCCAGTAAATTgtccatcagttcccccgtcatgtttgtgcccaaaaaggatggctcctgCCAATTGGTAGTTGATTACCGTTGCCTAAATAACCAGACAAAGAAGATTGTTTATCCGTTACCCCGCCcagatgatctcatggcccagctccatgGTGCCAGGATTTTTACCAAGCTGGATCTACaatggggttataacaacgtTTGA
- a CDS encoding Retrotransposable element Tf2 protein produces the protein MAFRTKYGLYKSLVMTFGLTNAPAAFQHFMNELFKDLLDVCVIIYLDDILIYSKDDASHTQHVHEVLRWLMENQLFCKASKCTFHVASVEYLGIIVLDKGFSLDKLKIQAVQEWPVPTKVKEVQSFLGFANFLRRFVANFSHIARPLHNLVKKDTIWKWAAKEQEAFQGLKDAITNAPVLCHADPGKPYYLETVASGAALGSILSQRQEDGRLHPIGFLLESFKGAKQNYNTHNKELLAIICSFEYWQIFLEGTLYPIIVFTNHCNLEYWKESQTFNRRHARWHLLLAGYNFQIVYRPGKQSGKPDALSR, from the coding sequence atgGCCTTCCGCACGAAATACGGGTtatacaagtccctggttatgacctttggcctgactAATGCACCGGcggccttccaacacttcatgaatgagttattcaaggatttattggatgtatgcgtcatcatctatcTGGATGACATCTtaatctactcaaaggatgacgcgtCACACACCCAacatgttcatgaagtcctaCGTTGGTTAATGgaaaaccagttgttctgcaaagcATCTAAGTGCACGTTTCACGTTGCATCTGTAGAATACTTGGGGATTATTGTGTtggataagggtttcagcctggataagctcaaaatccaggcggtccaagaatggcccgTGCCTaccaaggttaaggaagtccaatccttccttgggtttgccaacttcctacgCCGGTTTGTAgccaatttcagccacaTAGCCAGACCTCTGCACAATCTGGTTAAAAAGGATACAATCTGGAAATGGGCTgccaaggaacaagaagcgtTCCAGGGACTTaaggatgccatcaccaacgcacCCGTCCTTTGTCACGCCGACCCAGGGAAACCTtactacctagaaacggTTGCTTCAGGCGCAGCCCTAGGATCAATATTGagccaacgccaagaagaCGGCCGTCTCCATCCAATAGGTTTCTTGttggaatcattcaagggtgccaaacagaattacaacacccacaataaggaactcttggcaatcatctgttcatttgagtactggcagatcttcttggaaggaacccttTACCCCATCATTGTATTCACCAATCACTGCAACTTGGAgtattggaaggaatcccaaaCATTCAACCGCCGCCATGCTAGATGGCACCTATTACTAGCCggttataacttccagattgtgtaCAGGCccggaaaacaatcagggaagccagatgcTTTATCACGTTGA
- a CDS encoding Retrotransposable element Tf2 protein, producing the protein MLPDQVFANVALVTPEKELQRQIKSSLDQDKSLGEILQFLQNKSKAPPSIKRTFKDYEMEAGLLFYQGQIVVPDVGTLRTDLLRIFHDSPLAGHPGRQRTLELVSRSYYWPGIRADTYWHVDSCEVCQRIRKPKYTSIPPQPLELPVRPWQPVSYDMIVDLPKDGNTDSILVIIDSFTKYGIFVKCSKKLKAPKLAELFLENVWKRHGRPEKTISNRGRVFNNKFLCALYKRLGIDPHFSSTYHPQSNRQTERVNPSIKHFLRAYSGVNQRDWTRWLPMAEFAYNNAVHSSTGKTPFKALYGWEPTLTLSNIPTDVPEADDLARTMEAQWKEVEAALRQSKQQMIAGESGKPTEFEIGEEVWLDAKNVNLKTLSPKLTEQRLGPFRVTKKISNQAYRLELPPTMRIHNVFYVGLLSKVKRDKKRAFENRPPPVTVDGEEEYKVEGITNAKERNGKWFFQVKWKGYGSEENTWEPQENLKNAKKILEKYKKDMRKKALGAAKALKRGAVL; encoded by the coding sequence ATGCTACCAGACCAggtatttgccaatgttgccTTGGTTACACCAGAAAAGGAGCTACAACGGCAGATCAAGTCATCCCTAGAtcaagacaagtccctgggggaaatcctccagttcctgcagaacaagtccaaagcacccccctccatcaaacgcacGTTTaaggattatgaaatggaggctggcctactcttctaccaaggacaaattgtagtccctgacgTGGGAACACTAAGGACAGACCTACTGCGCATCTTCCacgacagccccttggcgGGACACCCGGGAAGACAACGCACGCTAGAGTTGGTATCAAGaagctactactggcccggcaTCCGTGCTGATacatactggcatgtggattcctgtgaGGTATGCCAACGGATCAGGAAGCCAAAATACACATCTATTCCCCCTCAGCCGCTTGAACTCCCTGTTAGACCCTGGCAGCCTGTGTCTTACGACATGATAGTGGACCTACCTAAGGATGGAAACACAGACTCAATCCTAGTAATTATTGACAGTTTCACAAAATACGGGATTTTTgtaaaatgctccaagaaactcaaagcaCCCAAGTTAGCggaactattcctggaaaacGTATGGAAGCGCCATGGCAGGCCAGAAAAAACCATATCCAACAGAGggagggtcttcaacaacaaattcttATGTgccctgtacaaacgccttggcattgatccccacttctcctccaCCTATCATCCCCAGAGCAACAGACAAACAGAACGCGTCAATCCCTCTAtcaaacacttcctcagggcttactcaggggttaaccaaagggactggactaGATGGCTTCCCATGGCAgagtttgcatacaacaatgccgtacatagcagcacagGCAAGACACCTTTTAAAGCcctgtatggatgggaacccacaCTGACCCTGTCAAATATACCAACAGACGTTCCAGAGGCGGATGACCTTGCCCggacaatggaggcacaatggaaggaagtggaagcggcactccggcaatctaagcaacaaATGATAGCCGGAGAAAGTGGAAAACCAACGgagtttgagattggagaagaggtTTGGCTAGATGCCAAGAATGttaacctcaaaaccctgagtcccaaactaacggaacaacgcctagggcCATTCAGGGTTACCAAGAAGATCTCCAACCAAGCttaccgcctggaactccccccaacaatgcggattcacaacgtcttctatgtagggCTCTTatctaaagtcaaaagggacaagaagcgcgcctttgagaaccgccccccaccagtcaccgtggacggggaggaagaatacaaggtagaagggatcaccaatgccaaagaaaggaatgggaagtggtttttccaagtcaaatggaagggatacgggTCTGAGGAAAATacgtgggaaccccaagaaaacttaaaaaacgccaaaaaaattctagaaaagtacaaaaaagacatgagaaagaaggcccttggcgccgccaaggcccttaagaggggggcagtgttgtag